A genomic window from Anas platyrhynchos isolate ZD024472 breed Pekin duck chromosome 13, IASCAAS_PekinDuck_T2T, whole genome shotgun sequence includes:
- the ACAD9 gene encoding complex I assembly factor ACAD9, mitochondrial: MSGLLLRALRSALRVPAAARPLRTAAPCAAFAKELFRGALSKEEVFPYPEISNEELQEINQFVGPVEKFFTEEVDSKKIDQDAKIPPETLKGLRDLGLFGMQIPEEYGGLGLSNTMYARLGEITSLDGSIAVTLAAHQAIGLKGILIAGTDEQKAKYLPKLASGEHIAAFCLTEPGSGSDAASIQTRATLSEDGKHFLLNGSKVWISNGGLASIFTVFARTEVVDKDGQVKDKITAFIVERDFGGVTHGKPEDKLGIRGSNTCEVHFENTKVPIENVIGEVGGGFKVAMNILNSGRFSMGSASAGMIKKLIEMTAEYACTRKQFNKKLSEFGLIQEKFCFMAVKAYVMESMAYLTAGMMDRPGFPDCSVEAAMVKVFSSEGAWACVSEALQILGGLGYMKDYPYERFLRDTRILLIFEGTNEILRLYIALTGMQYAGKILTEKIKEIKKGNVGVALEEFLNKLRDSMGRKVDFGLAGDRGLVHPSLQESGKKLEENVYYFGNTVRGLLSRFGKTIVDEQLVLKRVADVVINLYAMTATISRASRSISIGLRNHDHEVLLTNIFCTEAYFKNNYTMAQLQKYAEENLDDCIKKAAKHVLEKRAYTCSHPLDRTF, from the exons ATGAGCGGGCTCCTGCTGCGCGCCCTGCGCTCCGCGCTGCGCGTGCCCGCCGCCGCGCGCCCCCTTCGCACCGCTGCGCCGTGCGCCGCCTTCGCCAAGGAGCTCTTCCGGGGCGCGCTCAGCAAG GAAGAAGTTTTCCCTTATCCAGAAATTAGCAATGAAGAACTACAGGAGATCAACCAGTTTGTAGGACCTGtagaaaaattcttcactgaggAAG TGGACTCCAAGAAGATTGATCAAGATGCAAAAATCCcgcctgaaactttaaaaggaTTGAGGGACCTGGGTCTCTTTGGCATGCAGATTCCAGAGGAATATG GTGGTCTTGGCCTATCAAATACCATGTATGCACGCTTGGGAGAAATCACTTCTCTAGATGGATCCATCGCAGTTACACTGGCAGCTCACCAAGCTATTGGGCTGAAG GGGATTCTCATTGCTGGCACTGATGAACAGAAAGCAAAGTACCTGCCGAAACTGGCATCTGGGGAGCACATTGCAGCTTTTTGTCTCACTGAACCTGGAAG TGGAAGTGATGCTGCATCCATCCAGACAAGAGCAACTCTCAGCGAAGATGGGAAGCACTTCTTACTAAATGGCTCCAAG GTTTGGATATCAAACGGTGGCCTTGCGAGTATTTTCACAGTATTTGCTAGGACAGAGGTTGTTGATAAAGATGGACAAGTAAAAGATAAAATTACCGCTTTCATCGTAGAGCGAGATTTTGGCGGAGTCACACATGGGAAGCCTGAGGATAAGCTAGGGATTCGAGGATCCAATA CCTGTGaagtacattttgaaaatacaaaagTGCCTATAGAGAATGTAATTGGAGAAGTAGGAGGAGGATTTAAG GTTGCCATGAATATCCTAAACAGTGGAAGATTTAGCATGGGCAGTGCCTCTGCTGGAATGATTAAAAAATTGATAG aaatgacagCAGAGTATGCGTGTACCAGAAAACAATTCAATAAGAAACTGAGTGAATTTGGATTAATtcag GAgaagttttgttttatggctGTGAAAGCATACGTAATGGAGAGTATGGCTTACCTCACTGCAGGAATGATGGACAGGCCAGGGTTTCCAGATTGCTCTGTGGAGGCAGCCATGGTCAAG GTGTTCAGCTCTGAAGGTGCTTGGGCTTGTGTAAGTGAAGCACTGCAAATACTTGGAGGCCTTGGCTATATGAAAGATTACCCCTATGAACGCTTTCTCAGAGACACAAGGATACTGCTGATTTTTGAG GGCACAAATGAAATTCTGCGACTGTATATTGCTTTGACGGGTATGCAATATGCAGGCAAAATCTTAACTGAAAAAATTAA AGAAATCAAGAAAGGAAATGTAGGAGTGGCGCTCGAGGAGTTTCTGAACAAACTACGGGACTCGATGGGTAGAAAAGTGGACTTTGGGCTAGCTGGTGACCGTGGCCTGGTGCATCCCAGCCTCCAG GAAAGTGGCAAGAAACTCGAGGAAAACGtttattattttggaaataCAGTGAGAGGCCTACTAAGTAGGTTTGGCAAG aCAATAGTGGATGAGCAGTTGGTTCTGAAGAGAGTGGCAGATGTAGTTATTAATCTATATGCAATGACAGCAACTATATCCAGAGCCAGCCGGTCTATCAGTATTGGCCTGAGAAATCACGACCATGAA GTGCTGCTTACAAATATCTTCTGCACAGAAGCATATTTCAAGAATAATTACACCATGGCTCAATTACAAAAAT ATGCAGAGGAAAATCTGGATGACTGCATTAAAAAAGCTGCAAAGCATGTGCTAGAAAAGAGAGCCTATACCTGTTCACATCCACTGGACAGGACATTCTAA